A window of Cellulomonas fimi contains these coding sequences:
- the tuf gene encoding elongation factor Tu, whose amino-acid sequence MGKAKFERTKPHVNIGTIGHVDHGKTTLTAAISKVLHDKYPDLNPFTPFDEIDKAPEEKQRGITINIAHVEYQTEKRHYAHVDAPGHADYIKNMITGAAQMDGAILVVAATDGPMAQTREHVLLARQVGVPYLLVALNKSDVVDDEEILELVEVEVRELLSSQGFAGDDVPVVRVSGLKALEGDPVWVKSVEDLLDAVDENVPDPVRDIDKPFLMPIEDVFTITGRGTVVTGRVERGQLKVNEEVEIVGIKEKAIKTTVTGVEMFRKLLDYAEAGENVGLLLRGTKREEVERGQVVVKPGSITPHTEFEGQVYILAKDEGGRHNPFYGNYRPQFYFRTTDVTGVITLPEGTEMVMPGDNTEIHVNLIQPIAMEEGLGFAIREGGRTVGSGRVTKILK is encoded by the coding sequence GTGGGCAAGGCGAAGTTCGAGCGGACCAAGCCGCACGTCAACATCGGGACCATCGGTCACGTCGACCACGGCAAGACGACGCTGACCGCCGCGATCTCGAAGGTGCTGCACGACAAGTACCCGGACCTGAACCCCTTCACGCCGTTCGACGAGATCGACAAGGCGCCGGAGGAGAAGCAGCGCGGTATCACGATCAACATCGCGCACGTCGAGTACCAGACGGAGAAGCGCCACTACGCGCACGTCGACGCGCCGGGTCACGCCGACTACATCAAGAACATGATCACGGGTGCGGCGCAGATGGACGGCGCCATCCTCGTGGTCGCCGCGACGGACGGCCCGATGGCCCAGACGCGTGAGCACGTCCTGCTCGCCCGTCAGGTCGGCGTGCCCTACCTGCTCGTGGCGCTGAACAAGTCCGACGTCGTCGACGACGAGGAGATCCTCGAGCTCGTCGAGGTCGAGGTGCGCGAGCTCCTCTCCTCGCAGGGCTTCGCGGGCGACGACGTGCCGGTCGTGCGCGTCTCCGGCCTCAAGGCGCTCGAGGGCGACCCGGTCTGGGTCAAGTCCGTCGAGGACCTGCTGGACGCGGTCGACGAGAACGTCCCGGACCCGGTCCGTGACATCGACAAGCCGTTCCTCATGCCGATCGAGGACGTCTTCACGATCACCGGTCGTGGCACCGTCGTCACCGGCCGTGTCGAGCGCGGTCAGCTCAAGGTGAACGAGGAGGTGGAGATCGTCGGTATCAAGGAGAAGGCGATCAAGACCACGGTCACCGGCGTCGAGATGTTCCGCAAGCTGCTCGACTACGCCGAGGCCGGCGAGAACGTCGGTCTGCTCCTGCGCGGCACGAAGCGCGAGGAGGTCGAGCGCGGCCAGGTCGTCGTGAAGCCGGGTTCGATCACCCCGCACACCGAGTTCGAGGGCCAGGTCTACATCCTGGCCAAGGACGAGGGCGGCCGTCACAACCCGTTCTACGGCAACTACCGTCCGCAGTTCTACTTCCGGACGACGGACGTCACCGGTGTCATCACGCTGCCCGAGGGCACCGAGATGGTCATGCCCGGTGACAACACCGAGATCCACGTGAACCTCATCCAGCCCATCGCCATGGAGGAGGGCCTCGGCTTCGCCATCCGCGAGGGTGGCCGCACCGTCGGCTCGGGCCGGGTCACGAAGATCCTCAAGTGA
- the rpsL gene encoding 30S ribosomal protein S12, whose amino-acid sequence MPTIQQLVRKGRQAKTNKSKTPALKGSPQRRGVCTRVYTTTPKKPNSALRKVARVRLSSQVEVTAYIPGVGHNLQEHSIVLVRGGRVKDLPGVRYKIVRGALDTQGVKNRKQARSRYGAKKVG is encoded by the coding sequence GTGCCTACGATCCAGCAGCTGGTCCGCAAGGGCCGGCAGGCGAAGACGAACAAGTCGAAGACGCCCGCCCTCAAGGGCTCCCCCCAGCGGCGCGGTGTGTGCACCCGCGTCTACACCACGACCCCGAAGAAGCCGAACTCGGCCCTCCGCAAGGTGGCCCGCGTCCGTCTCTCGAGCCAGGTCGAGGTCACCGCGTACATCCCCGGCGTCGGCCACAACCTGCAGGAGCACTCGATCGTGCTCGTCCGCGGCGGCCGTGTGAAGGACCTCCCGGGTGTCCGGTACAAGATCGTCCGTGGTGCCCTCGACACGCAGGGCGTCAAGAACCGCAAGCAGGCGCGTAGCCGCTACGGCGCGAAGAAGGTGGGCTGA
- the rpsJ gene encoding 30S ribosomal protein S10, with amino-acid sequence MAGQKIRIRLKSYDHEVIDSSARKIVDTVTRAGASVVGPVPLPTEKNVFCVIRSPHKYKDSREHFEMRTHKRLIDIIDPTPKAVDSLMRLDLPADVNIEIKL; translated from the coding sequence ATGGCGGGACAGAAGATCCGCATCCGGCTCAAGTCCTACGACCACGAGGTCATCGACAGCTCGGCGCGCAAGATCGTCGACACGGTGACTCGCGCTGGTGCGTCGGTCGTGGGTCCGGTGCCGCTGCCGACGGAGAAGAACGTCTTCTGCGTCATCCGGTCGCCCCACAAGTACAAGGACAGCCGCGAGCACTTCGAGATGCGCACGCACAAGCGGCTCATCGACATCATCGACCCCACGCCGAAGGCCGTCGACTCGCTCATGCGTCTCGACCTGCCCGCGGACGTGAACATCGAGATCAAGCTCTGA
- the rpsG gene encoding 30S ribosomal protein S7 codes for MPRKGPAPKRPLISDPVYGSPVVTQLINKVLLDGKKSVAESIVYGALEGVREKTQGDPVVVLKRALDNVRPSLEVRSRRVGGATYQVPVEVRPVRQTTLALRWLTDYSRARREKTMTERLMNEILDASNGLGAAVKRREDMHKMAESNKAFAHYRW; via the coding sequence ATGCCTCGTAAGGGTCCGGCCCCGAAGCGGCCGCTGATCTCCGACCCGGTCTACGGGTCGCCGGTCGTCACGCAGCTGATCAACAAGGTCCTCCTCGACGGCAAGAAGTCCGTCGCGGAGTCGATCGTCTACGGCGCGCTCGAGGGCGTGCGCGAGAAGACGCAGGGCGACCCGGTCGTCGTGCTCAAGCGCGCGCTCGACAACGTGCGCCCCTCGCTCGAGGTCCGCTCGCGCCGCGTCGGCGGTGCCACGTACCAGGTCCCGGTCGAGGTGCGCCCCGTGCGCCAGACGACCCTGGCCCTGCGCTGGCTCACCGACTACTCGCGCGCCCGTCGCGAGAAGACGATGACCGAGCGCCTCATGAACGAGATCCTCGACGCCTCGAACGGCCTCGGTGCCGCGGTCAAGCGCCGCGAGGACATGCACAAGATGGCCGAGTCGAACAAGGCCTTCGCGCACTACCGCTGGTAA
- the rplW gene encoding 50S ribosomal protein L23, whose amino-acid sequence MTTVGKDPRDILIAPVVSEKSYGLLDEGKYTFLVDPRANKTEIKIAVEQVFGVKVDSVNTANRQGKARRTRFGIGRRKDTKRAIVTLREGTIDIFGGPVG is encoded by the coding sequence GTGACCACCGTCGGCAAGGACCCCCGCGACATCCTGATCGCGCCGGTCGTGTCCGAGAAGAGCTACGGCCTTCTGGACGAGGGGAAGTACACCTTCCTCGTCGACCCGCGCGCCAACAAGACCGAGATCAAGATCGCCGTCGAGCAGGTGTTCGGCGTGAAGGTCGACTCGGTCAACACCGCGAACCGTCAGGGCAAGGCCCGTCGGACCCGGTTCGGCATCGGCCGCCGCAAGGACACGAAGCGTGCGATCGTCACCCTCCGCGAGGGCACGATCGACATCTTCGGCGGACCGGTCGGCTGA
- the rplC gene encoding 50S ribosomal protein L3, translating into MVTQQNARPVTALLGTKLGMTQLWDDNGRLVPVTVVAVGTNVVTQVRSAETDGYAAVQLAFGEVKPTKVTKPLKGHFEKAGVTPRRHVAEIRTSDAAEFTLGQELTAALFEAGQLVDVVGTTKGKGTAGVMKRHGFAGVSASHGSHRNHRKPGSIGGASTPSRVFKGLRMAGRMGNARQTTQNLTVHAVDAERGLLLVKGAVPGPKGGVVVVRSAVKGA; encoded by the coding sequence ATGGTTACCCAGCAGAACGCGCGCCCCGTCACGGCGCTGCTCGGCACCAAGCTCGGCATGACGCAGCTCTGGGACGACAACGGTCGTCTCGTGCCCGTCACCGTGGTTGCGGTCGGCACCAACGTCGTGACGCAGGTCCGCTCCGCTGAGACCGACGGTTACGCCGCTGTGCAGCTCGCCTTCGGCGAGGTCAAGCCGACCAAGGTCACCAAGCCGCTCAAGGGCCACTTCGAGAAGGCCGGCGTGACGCCGCGCCGGCACGTGGCCGAGATCCGCACGTCGGACGCCGCCGAGTTCACGCTCGGCCAGGAGCTCACCGCCGCCCTCTTCGAGGCCGGCCAGCTCGTCGACGTCGTCGGGACGACCAAGGGCAAGGGCACCGCCGGTGTCATGAAGCGCCACGGCTTCGCCGGCGTGAGCGCGTCCCACGGTTCGCACCGCAACCACCGCAAGCCGGGCTCGATCGGTGGCGCGTCGACGCCGTCGCGCGTGTTCAAGGGCCTGCGCATGGCCGGTCGGATGGGCAACGCCCGTCAGACCACCCAGAACCTGACCGTGCACGCGGTCGACGCCGAGCGGGGCCTCCTGCTCGTCAAGGGTGCCGTCCCCGGCCCCAAGGGTGGCGTCGTCGTCGTGCGTTCCGCTGTGAAGGGTGCGTGA
- the fusA gene encoding elongation factor G — MALDVLTDLTKVRNIGIMAHIDAGKTTTTERILFYTGVNYKIGETHDGASTMDWMEQEQERGITITSAATTCYWKNNQINIIDTPGHVDFTVEVERSLRVLDGAVAVFDGKEGVEPQSETVWRQADKYDVPRICFVNKMDKLGADFYFTVDTIVNRLKAKPLVIQLPIGSENDFIGVVDLVEMRALVWRGETALGEKYEIEEIPADLQEKAEEYRAALLESVAETDDELLEKFLGGEELTVAEIKAGIRKLTVASEAYPVLCGSAFKNKGVQPMLDAVIDYLPTPLDVPAVQGHDAKDAEIVIERHPDATEPFSALAFKVAAHPFFGKLTYVRVYSGKVSQGAQVLNSTKGKKERIGKLFQMHSNKENPVEDATAGHIYAFIGLKDVTTGDTLTDPSAPVVLESMTFPEPVIDVAIEPKTKGDQEKLSTAIQKLAEEDPTFRVKLDEETGQTVIGGMGELHLDILVDRMRREFKVEANVGKPQVAYRETIRRSVEKIDYTHKKQTGGSGQYAKVQMTFEPLDPAEGELYEFENKVTGGRIPREYIPSVDAGIQSAMQLGVLAGFPLVGVKAILLDGASHDVDSSEMAFKIAGSMILKEAVRKADPVLLEPVMAVEVRTPEDYMGDVIGDINSRRGMIQSMEDATGVKVIRAQVPLSEMFGYVGDLRSKTQGRAVYSMQFDSYAEVPRNVADEIIKKTRGE; from the coding sequence GTGGCACTGGACGTGCTCACGGACCTGACGAAGGTCCGCAACATCGGCATCATGGCGCACATCGATGCCGGCAAGACCACCACCACCGAGCGGATCCTGTTCTACACCGGGGTCAACTACAAGATCGGTGAGACGCACGACGGCGCGTCGACGATGGACTGGATGGAGCAGGAGCAGGAGCGCGGCATCACGATCACGTCCGCCGCGACGACCTGCTACTGGAAGAACAACCAGATCAACATCATCGACACGCCCGGCCACGTGGACTTCACGGTCGAGGTCGAGCGCTCGCTGCGCGTCCTCGACGGTGCGGTCGCCGTGTTCGACGGCAAGGAGGGCGTCGAGCCCCAGTCGGAGACGGTCTGGCGCCAGGCGGACAAGTACGACGTCCCGCGCATCTGCTTCGTCAACAAGATGGACAAGCTCGGCGCGGACTTCTACTTCACGGTCGACACGATCGTGAACCGCCTCAAGGCGAAGCCGCTCGTCATCCAGCTGCCCATCGGCTCCGAGAACGACTTCATCGGCGTCGTGGACCTCGTCGAGATGCGCGCCCTGGTGTGGCGCGGCGAGACGGCCCTCGGCGAGAAGTACGAGATCGAGGAGATCCCGGCCGACCTGCAGGAGAAGGCGGAGGAGTACCGCGCCGCGCTCCTCGAGTCCGTCGCCGAGACCGACGACGAGCTGCTCGAGAAGTTCCTCGGTGGCGAGGAGCTGACGGTCGCCGAGATCAAGGCCGGCATCCGCAAGCTCACGGTCGCCTCGGAGGCCTACCCGGTCCTCTGCGGCTCGGCGTTCAAGAACAAGGGCGTCCAGCCCATGCTCGACGCCGTCATCGACTACCTGCCGACGCCGCTCGACGTGCCGGCCGTCCAGGGCCACGACGCCAAGGACGCCGAGATCGTCATCGAGCGTCACCCGGACGCGACGGAGCCGTTCTCGGCCCTCGCGTTCAAGGTCGCCGCGCACCCGTTCTTCGGCAAGCTGACCTACGTCCGCGTGTACTCGGGCAAGGTCTCGCAGGGCGCCCAGGTGCTCAACTCGACCAAGGGCAAGAAGGAGCGCATCGGGAAGCTCTTCCAGATGCACTCCAACAAGGAGAACCCGGTCGAGGACGCGACCGCGGGCCACATCTACGCGTTCATCGGCCTCAAGGACGTCACCACCGGTGACACCCTGACGGACCCGTCGGCGCCCGTGGTCCTCGAGTCGATGACCTTCCCGGAGCCCGTCATCGACGTGGCGATCGAGCCGAAGACGAAGGGTGACCAGGAGAAGCTCTCCACGGCCATCCAGAAGCTCGCCGAGGAGGACCCGACCTTCCGGGTCAAGCTCGACGAGGAGACCGGCCAGACCGTCATCGGCGGTATGGGCGAGCTCCACCTCGACATCCTCGTCGACCGCATGCGTCGCGAGTTCAAGGTCGAGGCGAACGTCGGCAAGCCGCAGGTCGCGTACCGCGAGACGATCCGTCGCTCGGTCGAGAAGATCGACTACACGCACAAGAAGCAGACCGGTGGCTCGGGCCAGTACGCGAAGGTCCAGATGACCTTCGAGCCGCTGGACCCCGCCGAGGGCGAGCTGTACGAGTTCGAGAACAAGGTCACCGGTGGCCGCATCCCTCGCGAGTACATCCCGTCGGTCGACGCCGGTATCCAGAGCGCGATGCAGCTCGGCGTCCTGGCGGGCTTCCCGCTCGTGGGCGTCAAGGCGATCCTGCTCGACGGCGCGTCGCACGACGTCGACTCCTCGGAGATGGCGTTCAAGATCGCCGGCTCGATGATCCTCAAGGAAGCGGTCCGCAAGGCCGACCCGGTCCTCCTGGAGCCGGTCATGGCCGTCGAGGTCCGCACCCCCGAGGACTACATGGGTGACGTCATCGGCGACATCAACTCGCGCCGCGGCATGATCCAGTCCATGGAGGACGCGACGGGCGTGAAGGTGATCCGCGCCCAGGTTCCTCTCTCCGAGATGTTCGGGTACGTCGGTGACCTGCGGTCGAAGACCCAGGGTCGCGCGGTGTACTCGATGCAGTTCGACAGCTACGCCGAGGTTCCTCGGAACGTTGCCGACGAGATCATCAAGAAGACCCGGGGCGAGTAG
- the rplD gene encoding 50S ribosomal protein L4: protein MSDTLTVDVLDPQGKKAGTADLPADVFDVQTNVPLIHQVVVAQLAAARQGTHDTKSRGEVRGGGKKPYKQKGTGRARQGSTRAPQFAGGGVVHGPTPRDYSQRTPKKMKAAALRGALSDRARAGRVHVVSGFAPGTAPSTKSALAVLDNLSGRKNVLVVVERQDEITWKSLRNVERVHLLVADQLNTYDVLISDDVVFTQGALDAFLAGPAKGAKAVASESEAAEEETK, encoded by the coding sequence ATGAGCGACACGCTGACGGTCGACGTCCTCGACCCGCAGGGCAAGAAGGCCGGCACGGCCGACCTGCCCGCGGACGTCTTCGACGTGCAGACCAACGTCCCGCTGATCCACCAGGTCGTCGTCGCGCAGCTCGCGGCGGCTCGCCAGGGCACGCACGACACCAAGTCGCGCGGCGAGGTCCGTGGTGGCGGCAAGAAGCCGTACAAGCAGAAGGGCACCGGTCGCGCCCGCCAGGGTTCGACGCGTGCTCCGCAGTTCGCCGGTGGTGGCGTCGTCCACGGCCCCACGCCGCGTGACTACAGCCAGCGCACCCCGAAGAAGATGAAGGCCGCGGCGCTCCGCGGTGCTCTCTCGGACCGCGCCCGCGCCGGCCGCGTGCACGTCGTCTCGGGCTTCGCCCCGGGCACGGCGCCGTCGACGAAGTCCGCTCTCGCCGTCCTCGACAACCTGTCGGGCCGCAAGAACGTGCTGGTCGTCGTCGAGCGTCAGGACGAGATCACGTGGAAGTCGCTGCGGAACGTCGAGCGGGTGCACCTGCTGGTCGCGGACCAGCTCAACACCTACGACGTGCTGATCTCTGACGACGTCGTGTTCACGCAGGGCGCTCTCGACGCGTTCCTGGCCGGCCCCGCCAAGGGTGCCAAGGCCGTGGCGAGCGAGTCCGAGGCCGCCGAGGAGGAGACCAAGTGA